A genomic stretch from Arachis stenosperma cultivar V10309 chromosome 3, arast.V10309.gnm1.PFL2, whole genome shotgun sequence includes:
- the LOC130966053 gene encoding uncharacterized protein LOC130966053: MIISSWNIRGLGGDGKLRMVKELKRKHRLDMLGLVETKRQLVTRFDVVNLCGNSCVGWEYVESVGASGGLLLMWDDGFFKIRNCYKSERWLCVEGVLSQNTINCAFFLVYGAHTRDEKLVVWEELSYMAGLCPGACCFLGDFNEIGQVEERRGLETLPLSAQDYQNWVHDMGLVDLPISDRKFTWFRGQSCSRIDRALVSLEWLEAFLETFLRGAPRGLSDHFPIIVEEKRLRNGPRPFRSLDSWFTHEGFLRMVKEEWRGLGEIPFTDKLKALMVPLGRWHRDNFGDMDKKILKFEEEIQKIDDMVSNASYDGTVEARRKALVACCEKWYVRKELHWKQMSRSRHAKGMDKNTRYFHNLASARQRNNRIDTLIINGRLIRNQARIKLAIKEFYKDLYHQERSPEMGFRDGLVERISEEDSSALEMLPSPEEVKEAVWDCESSKALGCDGYNMNFIKKCWADIGSDFTAAVLGFFQSSRLPHDAI, from the coding sequence atgattatTAGTTCATGGAATATTAGGGGGTTAGGGGGTGATGGGAAGCTGAGAATGGTGAAAGAACTTAAGAGGAAGCATAGGTTGGATATGTTAGGTTTGGTTGAGACTAAAAGGCAGTTAGTAACAAGGTTTGACGTTGTGAATTTATGCGGGAACAGTTGTGTGGGGTGGGAGTATGTGGAGTCTGTTGGTGCATCTGGTGGGTTGTTACTAATGTGGGATGATggcttttttaaaataagaaattgcTATAAAAGTGAGCGATGGCTATGTGTTGAAGGGGTACTGTCACAGAATACGATTAACTGCGCCTTTTTCTTGGTTTATGGTGCTCACACTAGAGATGAGAAACTTGTTGTGTGGGAGGAACTGAGTTACATGGCTGGTTTATGCCCAGGCGCCTGTTGCTTTCTTGGAGACTTCAACGAGATTGGACAAGTGGAAGAAAGGCGAGGCTTAGAAACCTTACCTTTGTCGGCACAAGATTATCAGAATTGGGTACATGACATGGGTTTGGTGGATCTACCGATTTCTGATCGTAAGTTTACATGGTTCAGAGGACAGTCGTGCAGCCGTATTGACAGAGCTTTGGTTAGCTTGGAATGGCTTGAGGCATTTCTGGAGACTTTCCTGAGAGGTGCTCCACGAGGCTTGTCAGATCATTTCCCTATCATAGTGGAAGAGAAGAGGCTGCGAAACGGACCGAGGCCGTTCCGAAGTCTGGATTCATGGTTTACTCACGAAGGATTTTTAAGGATGGTCAAGGAGGAATGGAGAGGGCTGGGCGAGATACCATTCACTGATAAACTGAAGGCGTTGATGGTTCCTTTGGGGAGATGGCATAGAGACAACTTTGGTGATATGGACAAGAAAATTTTGAAGTTTGAGGAAGAGATCCAGAAGATTGATGACATGGTCAGTAATGCGAGCTATGATGGGACAGTGGAGGCAAGACGGAAGGCGCTAGTGGCTTGTTGCGAGAAATGGTATGTGAGGAAAGAACTACATTGGAAGCAGATGTCAAGGTCGAGGCATGCGAAGGGCATGGATAAAAATACGAGGTACTTCCATAACCTAGCTTCTGCCAGACAGAGAAATAATAGGATTGATACTTTAATCATTAATGGAAGATTGATAAGGAATCAAGCTAGGATTAAGCTTGCCATAAAGGAGTTTTATAAAGACTTATATCATCAAGAGAGATCTCCTGAGATGGGGTTCAGAGATGGTCTGGTGGAAAGGATTAGCGAGGAGGATTCTAGTGCTCTAGAGATGCTACCCTCACCTGAGGAGGTTAAAGAGGCAGTGTGGG